AAACAGGAAAAAACAACAACGGCCAATTTCTAAAAAAAGGCAACCAGCTAAATATCATAAGACGAAAAATCCTGTATATACAGTGCTATTTAATGTTATTTTCTATAGTTTCATTCTATTTATGATTGTTGGATCAATTATGTTTGCAACGACTAAAAATGCAAATAAGAGTGTTTTAGGTTATCGCTTCTTTGGCGTATTAACGGATTCAATGGTACCTAGAGATCCTGAAAAACAAAAGGGTGGTTTTCATTCAGGTGATGTCATTATTGTAAAAAATATTGCTGGTAATGCAGCTGAAGTGGGAGACATAATTACGTTTCGACCAAGTATCACGAGTCAAGCGTTTTTGACCCATAGAGTAAAAGAAAAGCTAGACCATCTAGGTGAAACAAAGGGCACATATTATATTACCCAAGGGGATGCCAACTTAGCAGAAGATGTTCCTGTTAATGAGAAACAAGTAGTCGGGAAAAAAATTATTGTAGTCCCTAAAGTAGGTGCTTTTCTAAATTTTGTGCGTGAAAATCTGATCATTTCGATTATTTTTTTAATCTCAGTTTTTGGCTTTATCACAATTATCAGATACTACATTTTAAATAAATAAGGGTATTCACTTTTTAATAAGGTGGGAAAC
This sequence is a window from Enterococcus sp. 7F3_DIV0205. Protein-coding genes within it:
- a CDS encoding signal peptidase I, coding for MVEERNKKPQSNKRKKNKKSTTKHSTNERKIASRSKPTAKAANKQSHSRNRKKQQRPISKKRQPAKYHKTKNPVYTVLFNVIFYSFILFMIVGSIMFATTKNANKSVLGYRFFGVLTDSMVPRDPEKQKGGFHSGDVIIVKNIAGNAAEVGDIITFRPSITSQAFLTHRVKEKLDHLGETKGTYYITQGDANLAEDVPVNEKQVVGKKIIVVPKVGAFLNFVRENLIISIIFLISVFGFITIIRYYILNK